A window of the Chloroflexus sp. Y-396-1 genome harbors these coding sequences:
- a CDS encoding LysR family transcriptional regulator: MLNYHHLRYFWIVAHEGNLTRAAQKYNIAQSALSMQISALEEFLGQPLFERVGRRLVLTEAGHIALDFADAIFAKGDELLGTFGRLSESHQKTLRVGALATLSRNFQVGFLRPLFNDPEIKIIVRSGTLDELLGSLKLYDLDVVLATGFHINDQATPWIVHVIDTQPVGLIGQPHPDRYHQPLEALLRSEPLIVPSKESTIRTGFDALVHRLNIQPKIVAEIDDMAMLRLVVREHHGLAVIPPIVVKDELQNGSLVEYAELPDLVETFCAITLARRFPNPLLGLVLPKHASSEPETTDRSLPT, translated from the coding sequence ATGTTGAATTATCACCATCTCCGCTACTTCTGGATTGTCGCCCACGAAGGTAACCTGACCCGTGCTGCACAGAAATACAACATTGCTCAATCAGCTCTCTCGATGCAGATCAGTGCGCTTGAAGAATTTCTAGGGCAACCACTATTCGAACGGGTCGGTCGGCGGCTCGTTTTAACTGAGGCCGGACACATCGCGCTCGACTTTGCCGATGCCATCTTTGCCAAAGGAGATGAACTCCTGGGAACGTTTGGCCGCCTGAGCGAATCGCACCAGAAAACGCTGCGCGTTGGTGCACTGGCAACGCTCTCACGCAACTTTCAAGTGGGCTTTCTGCGTCCGTTGTTTAACGATCCTGAAATCAAGATTATCGTTCGTTCGGGAACCCTGGACGAACTGCTAGGCAGTCTCAAGCTATACGATCTAGATGTTGTCCTGGCAACAGGGTTTCACATAAATGATCAAGCTACACCTTGGATCGTCCACGTCATTGATACACAACCGGTCGGCTTGATCGGACAACCGCATCCAGACCGTTACCATCAACCGTTGGAAGCATTGTTACGCAGTGAGCCATTAATAGTGCCCTCAAAGGAATCGACAATTCGAACGGGATTCGATGCGCTTGTCCATCGTCTGAACATCCAACCAAAGATCGTTGCCGAGATTGATGATATGGCGATGCTCCGTCTGGTAGTGCGCGAACATCACGGACTGGCGGTCATTCCACCGATTGTCGTGAAAGACGAGTTACAGAATGGTAGCCTGGTCGAATATGCCGAACTGCCAGACCTCGTTGAGACCTTCTGTGCAATCACGCTGGCACGTCGGTTTCCTAACCCTCTATTAGGCCTAGTATTACCGAAGCATGCTTCGTCAGAACCAGAAACCACTGACCGTTCCTTGCCAACATGA
- a CDS encoding proton-conducting transporter membrane subunit: MNEALVQNVALLGYLPSLLLITVALLAAVNLLRSVDLTFQLGRLIGIGSFLLLLGIGMVVLTSGPMVSPIIGSGEIGLQIRFDALSVLLSWLVILLGTLLIQFSRNYLDGDPRQKVFFLRLYLTISAVLLMILAGNLWQLVLAWIGTSLALHELLVFYPERPRAIRAARKKFIVARVGDLCLIVAAILLSQDFGTTDIGAIRDAAINALASGNILNGAATAAILIAIAASLKSAMFPFHGWLLEVMETPTPVSALLHAGLLNAGIFLVVRFGEVVFLSTPALIFLIVIGGFTAIFASSSMITQSSVKVSLAYSSAAHMAFMLMLCGFGAHTVAIMHLIAHSCYKAHAFLSSGSIIEYVRNTGVQRLDKVPHPLALLANIALATAIFLAVATAMGIDLTKRPAETAMVTIFMIAVAYLIVKGNTGRAPLYVISRTTAMAILVTVAFFVLEVLAEALLGRAVAVYPTLNPPVLIMVWVAVAVFAIVVVLSAYLPALVNRPAWRTFYVHLKNGFYANTLFDRLLDTLRLAR; this comes from the coding sequence ATGAATGAGGCGTTGGTCCAGAATGTTGCGCTCCTGGGGTATCTCCCGTCACTGTTGCTGATAACAGTGGCTCTCCTGGCAGCGGTCAACCTGCTGCGATCGGTTGATCTGACGTTTCAGCTTGGTCGGCTCATCGGTATCGGCTCATTTCTGCTGTTACTCGGTATTGGGATGGTTGTTCTTACGTCGGGGCCGATGGTGAGTCCGATCATTGGTAGCGGTGAGATCGGTCTTCAGATACGTTTTGATGCGCTGAGTGTCTTGCTGTCGTGGCTGGTGATCTTGCTGGGTACCTTACTAATCCAGTTTAGCCGCAACTATCTTGATGGCGATCCACGACAGAAAGTGTTTTTTCTCCGTCTTTACCTGACAATCAGCGCCGTTCTCTTGATGATATTGGCCGGCAACCTTTGGCAATTGGTGTTGGCCTGGATCGGTACCAGCCTCGCGCTCCATGAATTGCTCGTGTTTTATCCTGAACGTCCACGTGCAATCCGTGCAGCACGCAAAAAATTTATCGTGGCCCGTGTCGGCGATCTCTGTCTGATTGTCGCTGCTATCCTGCTGTCTCAGGATTTTGGCACCACCGATATTGGTGCGATCCGCGACGCAGCCATCAATGCACTGGCAAGCGGGAATATTCTGAATGGTGCTGCAACAGCGGCTATCCTTATCGCCATTGCTGCTTCATTGAAATCGGCGATGTTCCCATTTCACGGTTGGTTGCTAGAAGTGATGGAGACGCCTACGCCGGTGTCAGCTCTGCTCCATGCTGGTCTACTCAACGCTGGTATTTTCTTGGTTGTGCGTTTTGGAGAGGTAGTGTTTCTGTCAACACCAGCGTTGATCTTTCTGATCGTCATTGGTGGCTTCACCGCTATTTTTGCCTCATCGTCAATGATTACGCAGAGCAGCGTTAAGGTGTCGTTGGCCTACTCAAGTGCTGCTCACATGGCCTTCATGCTCATGCTATGCGGATTTGGTGCCCATACGGTTGCCATTATGCATCTCATTGCCCATTCTTGCTACAAAGCTCACGCCTTTCTATCGTCAGGGAGTATTATCGAATATGTTCGGAATACCGGTGTACAGCGGCTCGACAAGGTTCCTCACCCTCTAGCACTGCTGGCTAATATTGCGTTAGCAACGGCAATCTTTCTAGCCGTTGCCACTGCAATGGGTATAGACCTCACGAAACGACCGGCTGAAACGGCAATGGTTACGATCTTTATGATCGCCGTTGCCTATCTGATAGTGAAGGGTAACACTGGCAGGGCGCCGTTGTACGTTATCAGTCGCACGACCGCGATGGCCATCTTAGTAACGGTTGCTTTCTTCGTGCTAGAAGTGCTGGCAGAAGCACTGCTTGGTCGAGCAGTAGCCGTTTATCCGACACTGAATCCGCCTGTCCTCATTATGGTATGGGTAGCAGTGGCAGTGTTTGCTATCGTAGTTGTCTTGAGTGCTTATTTGCCGGCATTGGTGAATCGCCCTGCCTGGCGTACGTTCTACGTGCATCTTAAGAACGGCTTTTACGCTAACACGCTGTTTGACCGTCTGCTCGATACGTTGCGACTGGCTCGTTAG
- a CDS encoding FkbM family methyltransferase, whose amino-acid sequence MVKDTILQQAIKLLAKSRMFPTNLTPRTQVQTLIEQLHPLAPSTPFTRLGPLGDGGYLVPDDLEGITVCFSPGVGQIADFEQDCARRGMTVFMADASVEGPPYPHPAFRFSKRFIGAFTNGQYITLADWVSQSLPAQETGDLLLQMDIEGAEYEVILATPVELLHRFRIIVAEFHHLDQLWNKWFFLFASHAIEKLLQTHACVHIHPNNRRGAVTIGSITIPRTMEFTFLRRDRLKEHRFRSDFPHPLDADNTVGQALPLPECWYRSST is encoded by the coding sequence ATGGTAAAAGACACAATTCTCCAACAGGCGATTAAGCTGCTGGCTAAGAGTCGTATGTTTCCCACCAATCTTACGCCACGAACACAAGTTCAGACTCTGATCGAGCAGCTCCATCCGCTCGCCCCATCAACCCCGTTTACTCGCCTTGGCCCATTGGGTGATGGTGGGTATCTTGTACCTGACGATCTGGAAGGAATCACCGTCTGCTTCTCACCCGGCGTTGGTCAGATTGCCGATTTCGAGCAAGATTGCGCCCGTCGGGGGATGACCGTCTTCATGGCCGACGCCTCTGTCGAGGGGCCGCCCTACCCACATCCGGCCTTTCGGTTTAGCAAGCGCTTTATCGGTGCGTTCACGAATGGTCAATACATCACGCTGGCTGATTGGGTTAGTCAGTCGTTACCGGCACAGGAAACCGGTGATCTCTTGCTGCAAATGGACATTGAGGGCGCAGAGTATGAGGTGATTCTGGCAACACCAGTCGAGTTACTACACCGTTTTCGGATTATTGTGGCTGAATTTCATCATCTCGATCAATTGTGGAACAAATGGTTCTTTCTCTTTGCTAGTCATGCCATCGAGAAATTATTACAAACACATGCCTGTGTTCACATTCATCCAAACAACCGACGCGGCGCAGTCACTATTGGCAGTATTACTATTCCGCGCACAATGGAATTTACCTTTTTGCGACGTGATCGATTGAAAGAACACCGATTTCGGAGCGACTTTCCGCATCCACTCGATGCTGATAATACTGTGGGTCAAGCATTGCCATTACCAGAGTGTTGGTATCGTAGTTCAACATAA
- a CDS encoding multidrug efflux SMR transporter — protein MKHWLFLLVAILTEVIATSALKASAGFSRVLPSLIVVIGYAISFYAMSLALEAIPVGIAYAVWSGIGIVLITVTAWILYGQRLDLWAMIGIGFIIVGVIILNLLSKVEVH, from the coding sequence ATGAAACACTGGCTTTTCTTACTCGTTGCCATTCTCACCGAAGTTATCGCTACCTCGGCGCTCAAAGCTAGCGCCGGCTTTAGTCGTGTTTTACCTTCACTAATTGTGGTAATTGGCTATGCTATCTCGTTCTACGCAATGTCACTGGCCCTCGAAGCCATTCCGGTAGGCATTGCCTACGCGGTTTGGTCGGGGATCGGTATCGTCCTGATCACGGTTACAGCATGGATACTCTACGGCCAACGTCTCGATCTATGGGCAATGATTGGCATTGGTTTTATCATTGTCGGGGTCATTATTTTGAATCTTTTGTCAAAAGTCGAAGTCCATTAA
- a CDS encoding immune inhibitor A domain-containing protein, which produces MKPNILSSLFLILLVLVGCMAPVDPPPVAPTAVSKPVTGSTNAPPRPATAVVETTPEPPAQIDEIALLDAARRLPRDQVELARQLGNCRPAPTECPNVARTEPLDVQVGERRTFFVTDFGTDTQYEITAELRYVGPVVLMYVETGVPYNQAALERAARTFETEIYPRTREIFGSEIQPGVDADNRITILNAVERSRQVLGYYSSSDSLPRQVNRYSNEREMFFMNIELMPFESDTYLDVLAHEFQHMIHQNEQPGSALWLNEGMSQLSEDLNGFQSEGFIPLYLRNTDIQLTGWGFAPGQSGGHYGAAHLFMRYIYAQYAGKEQLRPLIRADAGNNLEAFVELAAQIRPDIVHFRQIVADWAVANLIDNPRVGDGRYTYDTGAELSNLLPRKVRPTPIGNRYRDDIVQFGIDYLALPSNTRTVTFRGDQTVRIAGQMPRGRYAWWSNRSDDSIATLTQAFDLRNVSSATLIFDTWFEIEDDYDYAFVTVSTDNGQTWETLPGKWTTDYDPQGVNYGHGLTGVSGRPDADLEDGLRGIWVTEQMDLTPFVGQEILLRFWSVNDQGVHAPGMLIDNIAIPEIGFRDDVESGTGDWDAVGFVRIDGDLPQLWELRLVRTASDGRITVEALVPDATGAATATLNPNERGVLIVIAATPHSSERSQYEVICAE; this is translated from the coding sequence ATGAAACCCAATATCCTCAGCTCCCTTTTTCTCATTCTCCTGGTACTAGTAGGTTGTATGGCGCCGGTTGATCCTCCGCCGGTAGCACCCACTGCCGTATCGAAACCGGTCACCGGCTCAACGAATGCCCCTCCTCGCCCGGCCACCGCTGTAGTAGAGACCACTCCCGAACCCCCTGCTCAGATCGATGAGATCGCCTTGCTCGATGCTGCTAGGCGCCTGCCGCGTGATCAGGTAGAGCTGGCGCGGCAACTTGGCAACTGTCGGCCCGCACCCACTGAGTGCCCAAATGTGGCCCGGACTGAACCACTCGATGTACAGGTTGGTGAGCGTCGCACGTTTTTTGTTACTGATTTCGGTACCGACACTCAATACGAGATTACCGCCGAACTACGCTACGTCGGGCCGGTGGTTCTGATGTATGTTGAGACCGGTGTGCCTTACAATCAGGCCGCACTTGAGCGCGCTGCCCGCACGTTTGAAACTGAGATCTACCCGCGCACCCGCGAGATTTTTGGTAGTGAGATTCAGCCTGGTGTTGATGCTGATAACCGGATTACCATTCTCAATGCGGTCGAGCGGAGTCGGCAGGTTCTCGGCTATTACTCATCGAGCGACTCGCTCCCCCGCCAGGTCAATCGCTACAGCAATGAGCGTGAGATGTTCTTCATGAACATTGAGCTGATGCCATTTGAGAGTGATACCTATCTCGATGTGCTTGCCCATGAGTTCCAACACATGATCCATCAGAATGAACAACCAGGCAGTGCTCTTTGGCTCAATGAAGGAATGTCACAGCTCTCCGAAGATTTGAACGGATTTCAGAGCGAGGGCTTTATTCCGCTCTACCTGCGCAACACCGATATTCAGTTGACCGGTTGGGGATTTGCACCCGGTCAGTCAGGTGGGCATTACGGTGCAGCTCACCTCTTCATGCGCTATATCTACGCCCAATATGCCGGTAAGGAGCAGTTGCGTCCCCTTATCCGGGCCGACGCCGGTAATAATCTGGAAGCATTTGTCGAGTTAGCGGCTCAAATACGACCCGATATTGTTCACTTCCGCCAAATTGTGGCCGATTGGGCGGTTGCAAATCTGATCGATAATCCACGGGTCGGTGATGGGCGATATACCTACGATACCGGCGCCGAACTATCCAATCTACTTCCGCGTAAAGTCCGACCAACACCGATTGGCAATCGCTATCGCGATGACATCGTTCAATTTGGGATCGATTATCTTGCCCTTCCCTCCAATACGCGAACGGTCACATTTCGTGGTGATCAGACGGTACGTATTGCGGGTCAGATGCCACGTGGCCGCTACGCCTGGTGGAGCAACCGCAGCGATGATAGTATTGCTACATTGACACAGGCCTTTGATCTGCGCAACGTAAGCTCGGCAACTCTCATATTCGATACTTGGTTTGAGATTGAAGACGATTATGACTACGCCTTCGTGACCGTCTCAACCGACAACGGTCAGACCTGGGAGACACTACCTGGTAAATGGACAACTGATTACGATCCGCAGGGAGTCAATTATGGTCATGGGCTAACCGGCGTATCGGGTCGCCCAGACGCAGATCTGGAGGATGGTCTGCGTGGTATTTGGGTTACCGAGCAGATGGATCTTACCCCCTTTGTCGGTCAGGAAATTTTGTTGCGTTTCTGGTCGGTTAACGATCAAGGTGTGCATGCACCGGGTATGCTGATCGATAATATCGCTATTCCTGAAATCGGGTTTCGTGACGATGTTGAATCTGGTACTGGAGATTGGGATGCCGTTGGATTTGTACGGATAGACGGCGACTTGCCCCAACTGTGGGAATTACGACTGGTTCGCACAGCTTCCGACGGTCGTATCACGGTGGAAGCACTTGTTCCAGACGCCACTGGCGCCGCTACCGCAACGCTCAACCCTAACGAGCGAGGTGTCCTGATCGTCATCGCGGCTACGCCGCACAGCAGTGAACGGTCACAATACGAAGTGATCTGCGCGGAATAG